The Sphaerospermopsis torques-reginae ITEP-024 genome has a window encoding:
- a CDS encoding alpha/beta fold hydrolase has protein sequence MLQPLGFEQFSINTSLGRMAYYIASGSPWQDNSEKSDRETLLFLHGFGGGSSAYEWSKVYPAFAAEYRVIAPDLIGWGRSEHPQRSYKIEDYLTTIQEFIEQTCTKPVMVIASSLTAAFIIRLAIACPDLFKSLILVSPAGLSDFGQDYSRSFFAQLISVPVVDRLLYSTGIATDAGIRSFLEQRQFAQSNRVYQEIVNAYLQSAQQPNAEYAALSFVRGDLCFDLSLYIQQLATPTAIIWGQKSQFTGPDIGRRFAEMNPQSVRFFQPLENVGLTPQLELPAVTIGLIRKFLTLLNG, from the coding sequence ATGTTACAACCACTAGGATTTGAGCAATTCTCTATAAATACCTCATTAGGTAGGATGGCATACTATATTGCTAGTGGCTCACCTTGGCAGGACAATAGCGAAAAATCTGATCGGGAAACTTTGTTGTTTCTGCATGGTTTTGGTGGTGGTTCTTCTGCTTATGAATGGTCGAAAGTATATCCAGCTTTTGCGGCTGAATATCGGGTTATTGCACCAGATTTAATCGGTTGGGGTCGCTCTGAGCATCCGCAACGCAGTTACAAAATTGAGGATTATTTGACAACCATTCAAGAGTTTATTGAGCAGACTTGTACAAAGCCAGTGATGGTAATAGCCTCTTCTCTTACCGCAGCTTTTATCATTAGATTGGCGATCGCCTGTCCCGATTTATTTAAGTCTTTAATTCTTGTCAGTCCTGCTGGACTTTCTGACTTTGGCCAAGACTACTCTCGCAGCTTTTTTGCCCAGTTGATCAGTGTACCTGTAGTTGACCGCTTGTTATATAGTACAGGTATTGCCACTGATGCAGGTATTCGCAGCTTTTTGGAGCAACGACAATTTGCCCAGTCAAATCGAGTTTATCAAGAAATTGTCAACGCTTATTTACAATCTGCCCAACAACCAAATGCTGAATATGCAGCTTTATCTTTTGTCCGGGGAGACTTATGTTTTGATTTGTCTCTTTACATTCAACAGTTAGCAACTCCTACTGCTATTATTTGGGGACAAAAATCACAATTTACTGGACCTGATATTGGTCGTCGTTTTGCAGAAATGAATCCCCAAAGTGTTAGATTTTTTCAACCTTTAGAAAATGTCGGATTAACTCCCCAATTAGAATTACCTGCGGTGACAATTGGATTAATTCGCAAGTTTTTAACTTTACTAAATGGGTGA
- a CDS encoding DUF4330 domain-containing protein — MRILDSKGRLFGKINLLDLGAALVILLVIIGIFIFPGTSGSVAQVGTKTVPIEVDLVVRGLNVRDPEQLFKQGFTKGGKTNVIIRNQPYGQIGIKSIQQLARTVTVPQPDGTVKELADPRANNFSTDFLLTLEGKAQVTDSGPVLGNSKVKIGMPFELEGFNYNFNASVIDIRLQDK, encoded by the coding sequence ATGCGTATTTTAGATTCCAAAGGTCGCTTATTCGGCAAAATCAACTTACTAGATTTGGGTGCTGCATTAGTAATCTTATTAGTGATCATCGGCATCTTTATATTTCCGGGAACATCCGGTTCTGTCGCTCAAGTTGGCACAAAGACAGTACCTATAGAAGTAGACTTAGTAGTACGTGGTTTAAACGTCCGCGATCCTGAGCAGTTATTTAAACAAGGATTTACTAAGGGCGGTAAAACAAACGTAATTATTCGTAATCAACCCTACGGACAAATTGGGATTAAATCTATTCAACAACTAGCAAGAACTGTCACTGTTCCCCAACCAGATGGTACAGTTAAAGAATTAGCAGATCCCAGGGCAAACAATTTTAGTACAGATTTTCTTTTGACATTAGAAGGCAAAGCTCAAGTTACTGATAGTGGTCCAGTTTTAGGTAATAGTAAAGTTAAAATAGGTATGCCTTTTGAATTAGAAGGGTTTAACTATAATTTCAACGCTTCTGTCATTGATATTCGTTTACAAGATAAATAA
- a CDS encoding M48 family metallopeptidase, giving the protein MINWNKFLASYRVWRRRWLYPLISVIVAISLCLSTPLPSKAIDLLPLLFQGVQIFQLSNLSTRQEVELGRQMNNELRQEVRISRNRQLTSYIEEVGRRLAANSDRPNIPYTFQVVEDDAVNAFATLGGFVYVNTGLIQAAENEAELASVIGHEMGHIEGKHLVKQMRQRAIASGIATATGLNRSQAVAIGVDLALNRPRSRQDEYDADTRGLKILTQAGYAPSAMVSFMKKLQGRSVIPTFLSTHPGASDRVKSLQRQIDDLPSNSNYGLDNADYKANIRALLL; this is encoded by the coding sequence ATGATTAACTGGAATAAATTTTTGGCAAGTTACCGTGTATGGCGGCGGCGCTGGTTATATCCGTTGATTTCGGTAATTGTGGCTATAAGTTTGTGCTTGAGTACACCCTTGCCCAGCAAAGCTATCGACTTACTACCGCTGTTATTCCAAGGTGTACAAATATTTCAATTATCTAATTTATCTACTCGTCAGGAAGTTGAGCTTGGTAGGCAGATGAATAATGAACTGCGCCAAGAGGTGAGAATTTCCCGGAATCGGCAGCTTACTAGCTATATAGAGGAAGTTGGTAGAAGGTTAGCAGCTAATAGCGATCGCCCTAATATTCCTTATACTTTCCAGGTAGTTGAGGATGATGCTGTCAATGCTTTTGCAACTTTAGGCGGTTTCGTGTATGTAAATACAGGGTTGATACAAGCTGCGGAAAATGAAGCAGAATTAGCGAGTGTTATTGGCCATGAAATGGGGCATATTGAGGGTAAACACTTGGTTAAGCAGATGCGACAAAGAGCGATCGCTAGTGGTATAGCAACAGCAACTGGCTTAAATCGCAGTCAAGCTGTAGCTATAGGTGTTGATTTAGCTCTCAACCGTCCGCGCAGTCGTCAGGATGAATATGATGCTGACACAAGAGGACTAAAAATTTTAACACAGGCTGGTTATGCTCCCTCCGCGATGGTTTCGTTTATGAAAAAGTTACAGGGAAGAAGTGTTATTCCCACCTTTTTGAGTACACACCCTGGAGCAAGCGATCGCGTTAAGTCACTTCAACGCCAAATAGACGATCTGCCAAGTAATAGCAATTATGGCTTAGATAATGCAGATTATAAAGCTAATATCCGAGCTTTGCTACTTTAG
- a CDS encoding metallophosphoesterase family protein, whose protein sequence is MSETRPRRIIIGDVHGYYQGLMILLKEFAPTSEDQVYFLGDLIDRGPQSAQVVDFVKNNNYSCLLGNHEQMLLSVMSKDFNSNKIIQAWLYSGGQATMTSYQSAQIPQDHLDWFANLPTYLDLGDVWLTHAGVDPSKSVSEQTSQELCWIRNEFHSMELPYFTDKLIIVGHTITFTLPGVAPGQLAQGEGWLDIDTGAYHPRSGWLTALDITNNLVYQANVFNHTVRTLPLEKAVTRILPHQIQVSRRHKQRVY, encoded by the coding sequence ATGAGTGAAACCAGGCCACGCAGAATAATTATTGGTGATGTACATGGTTACTATCAAGGTCTAATGATACTTCTGAAGGAATTTGCTCCCACATCAGAAGATCAAGTCTATTTTTTGGGAGACTTAATAGATCGTGGACCACAAAGCGCACAGGTAGTAGATTTTGTTAAGAACAATAACTATTCTTGTTTGCTAGGTAATCATGAGCAGATGCTTTTAAGTGTAATGAGTAAGGATTTTAACTCTAATAAAATAATACAGGCATGGCTTTATAGTGGCGGACAAGCAACCATGACCAGTTATCAATCAGCGCAAATTCCCCAAGACCATCTAGACTGGTTTGCAAATTTACCAACATATCTTGACTTAGGAGATGTTTGGTTAACCCATGCAGGTGTTGATCCCAGCAAGTCTGTCTCTGAACAAACCTCCCAGGAACTTTGCTGGATACGTAATGAATTTCACAGCATGGAACTACCGTACTTTACTGACAAGTTAATCATCGTCGGTCATACCATCACCTTCACTTTACCAGGGGTTGCCCCTGGTCAATTAGCACAAGGAGAAGGCTGGTTAGATATTGATACAGGTGCTTATCATCCCCGTAGTGGTTGGTTAACCGCATTGGATATTACCAACAACTTAGTTTATCAAGCCAATGTTTTTAATCACACCGTTCGTACTTTGCCTTTGGAAAAAGCAGTTACGAGGATTTTACCACATCAGATCCAAGTCAGTCGTCGTCATAAGCAACGAGTCTATTGA
- a CDS encoding DUF2470 domain-containing protein has translation MSDQFSPEISSRICKHMNEDHADAVVIYAQVFGNVKNATTAQMLSIDALGMNLSAQVDGETVPVRIQFDHTLADAEDAHQTLIAMVKQARVKTK, from the coding sequence ATGTCTGATCAGTTCTCTCCAGAAATTAGCTCTCGTATCTGCAAACATATGAACGAAGATCATGCAGATGCTGTGGTTATCTATGCTCAGGTTTTTGGTAACGTCAAAAATGCCACAACAGCCCAGATGCTATCAATTGATGCTTTGGGTATGAATTTAAGCGCACAGGTGGATGGAGAAACAGTACCAGTTCGCATTCAGTTTGATCACACCTTAGCTGATGCTGAAGATGCTCATCAAACTTTGATTGCGATGGTGAAGCAAGCACGAGTCAAGACAAAATAG
- a CDS encoding succinate dehydrogenase/fumarate reductase flavoprotein subunit: MLEHDVIIVGGGLAGYRAALEIVRINPILNVALVAKTHPIRSHSVAAQGGMAASLKNVDPEDSWEAHAFDTVKGSDYLADQDAVAILTQEAPDVVIDLEHLGVLFSRLPDGRIAQRAFGGHSHNRTCYAADKTGHAILHELVNNLRRYGVQIYQERYVMRLILEDGEAKGLVMFHLLDGHIEVVRAKAVMFATGGYGRVYNTTSNDYASTGDGLAMTALAGLPLEDMEFVQFHPTGLYPVGVLISEAVRGEGAYLINADGDRFMANYAPSRMELAPRDITSRAIAYEIRAGRGINSYGSAGGPFVYLDLRHMGKEKIMSRVPFCWEEAHRLVGVDAVTQPMPVRPTIHYCMGGIPVNTDGQVRRSADELVEGFFAAGETACVSVHGANRLGSNSLLECVVYGRRTGASIARYVQNRKLPAINEQHYITEAKQEIQSLLEQKGKYRINQIRQEFQDTMTQFCGVFRTSELMGEGLEKIGEIQQKYEDIYLDDKGNCWNTELVEALELKSLMVVGNTILQSAFNRQESRGAHFREDFPNRDDGQFLKHTMAYYSPAGIDIQYMPVVVNMFEPKERKY, from the coding sequence ATGTTAGAACATGATGTAATTATTGTTGGTGGCGGGTTAGCGGGATATCGAGCGGCTTTAGAAATTGTCCGTATTAACCCTATTTTAAATGTAGCTTTAGTTGCTAAAACCCATCCTATTCGTTCCCACTCTGTGGCCGCTCAAGGGGGGATGGCTGCATCTTTGAAAAATGTTGATCCTGAAGATAGTTGGGAAGCACACGCTTTTGATACGGTTAAAGGTTCTGATTATTTGGCGGATCAAGACGCTGTAGCTATTCTCACCCAAGAAGCGCCAGATGTGGTGATTGATTTAGAACATTTAGGAGTTTTATTCTCCCGTCTTCCTGATGGTAGAATTGCTCAAAGGGCTTTTGGTGGCCATTCCCACAACCGCACCTGTTACGCTGCTGATAAAACCGGTCATGCCATTTTACATGAATTGGTAAATAATTTACGGCGTTATGGTGTGCAAATTTACCAAGAGCGGTATGTAATGCGCCTGATCTTAGAAGATGGTGAAGCGAAAGGTTTGGTGATGTTTCACCTGCTAGATGGACATATTGAAGTAGTGCGGGCTAAGGCGGTGATGTTTGCAACGGGGGGATATGGTCGCGTTTATAACACTACTTCTAATGATTATGCTTCCACTGGTGATGGTTTGGCAATGACAGCTTTGGCTGGTTTACCGTTGGAAGATATGGAATTTGTGCAATTTCACCCAACAGGGTTGTATCCGGTGGGGGTGTTAATTTCTGAAGCTGTGCGTGGGGAAGGTGCTTATTTAATCAATGCTGATGGCGATCGCTTTATGGCTAATTATGCACCAAGTCGGATGGAACTAGCACCCCGTGATATTACATCTAGGGCGATCGCCTACGAAATTCGCGCAGGTAGGGGTATTAATTCTTACGGTAGTGCTGGCGGTCCCTTTGTTTACCTGGATCTGCGACACATGGGTAAAGAAAAAATCATGAGTCGTGTTCCCTTTTGTTGGGAAGAAGCACACCGTTTAGTTGGTGTAGATGCAGTCACCCAACCCATGCCAGTACGTCCTACCATTCATTATTGCATGGGTGGTATACCAGTGAACACAGATGGACAAGTGCGCCGCAGTGCCGATGAATTAGTAGAAGGCTTTTTTGCGGCTGGGGAAACGGCTTGTGTATCTGTGCATGGCGCGAACCGTTTAGGTAGTAACTCGCTGTTAGAATGTGTAGTTTATGGCAGACGTACCGGGGCGAGTATAGCGAGATATGTGCAAAACCGCAAATTACCAGCAATAAATGAACAACATTATATAACAGAAGCAAAACAAGAAATTCAAAGTTTATTAGAACAAAAAGGAAAATATCGCATAAATCAAATTCGCCAAGAATTTCAAGACACAATGACCCAATTTTGTGGAGTATTTAGAACTTCAGAATTAATGGGTGAAGGGTTGGAGAAAATAGGAGAAATACAACAGAAATATGAGGATATTTATTTAGACGATAAAGGCAATTGTTGGAATACGGAATTAGTAGAAGCTTTAGAATTAAAAAGTTTAATGGTGGTGGGAAATACAATTTTACAATCTGCATTTAATCGTCAAGAAAGTAGAGGAGCGCATTTTCGGGAAGATTTTCCAAATCGGGATGATGGGCAGTTTTTGAAGCATACAATGGCTTATTATTCACCTGCGGGAATTGATATTCAATATATGCCGGTGGTGGTGAATATGTTTGAACCGAAAGAGAGGAAGTATTAA
- a CDS encoding J domain-containing protein — translation MTTLLINQQVQDEIIRLSRISQVDTTILEQFACFIIQNSLQQSRKIVFFNINNLQQAVYNRFDVNNTKELKNSGAFKMATDGMEKLDFRRKATWEMLYRKFIDILPGEENQAGYGCINGINIFNYFKPWQVFGLDPKTATKEEIKAAYYRLSKIYHPDNPETGDRAIFERIEIMYKSITARI, via the coding sequence ATGACTACACTGCTTATCAACCAACAAGTACAAGATGAAATTATCCGTCTTTCCAGGATTAGTCAAGTTGATACAACAATCTTGGAACAGTTTGCTTGTTTTATTATCCAAAATTCTCTACAGCAGTCTAGAAAGATAGTCTTTTTTAATATTAATAATTTACAACAAGCAGTTTATAACAGGTTTGATGTCAATAATACCAAAGAATTAAAAAATTCTGGTGCTTTTAAAATGGCAACCGATGGGATGGAAAAGCTTGATTTTCGCCGCAAAGCAACATGGGAAATGTTATATCGTAAATTTATTGATATTTTACCAGGTGAAGAAAATCAAGCAGGATATGGTTGCATTAATGGAATTAATATATTTAACTATTTTAAACCTTGGCAGGTATTCGGACTAGATCCCAAAACAGCGACAAAAGAAGAAATTAAAGCTGCTTATTATCGGCTTTCTAAAATCTATCATCCTGATAATCCAGAAACAGGAGATAGGGCAATATTTGAGCGTATAGAAATTATGTATAAAAGTATTACTGCTAGGATTTAA
- a CDS encoding phosphotransferase family protein, which translates to MKDPKIPFLSTAIDPLQIQKKFTQNLQITQNTQIEKIQIIRHKPGRRCLIEYQLINEHRQNITLIGKIRAKGTDINSYQLQKTLWETEFNENSTDRISVPEPVGIIPEWQMWLQRKIEGVTFTKILTPKQYFLNSKIAEIAHKLHTTNIPPRRSHTLNDELKILHDKIPLVWEKNPQWQKRLERILEECNHLGNSLIENQTCGIHRDFYPEQIIVNNERLYLIDLDLYCQGNPALDIGNFIAHIQEYSLRVFGNARYLQELETAIIQRFIQLTSEKFRVAIEIYTTLTLVRHIYISTLFLERAVFTESILNLCEQRLNIIGNS; encoded by the coding sequence ATGAAAGATCCCAAAATACCCTTTCTCTCAACAGCAATTGACCCTTTACAAATACAAAAAAAATTCACCCAAAACCTACAAATAACCCAAAATACCCAAATAGAAAAAATCCAAATAATTCGCCACAAACCCGGAAGACGCTGCTTAATAGAATATCAACTAATCAACGAACATAGACAAAACATCACATTAATAGGAAAAATCCGAGCCAAAGGAACAGACATTAATAGTTATCAACTCCAAAAAACCTTATGGGAAACAGAATTTAACGAAAACAGCACTGACAGAATTTCCGTACCTGAACCTGTGGGGATAATTCCCGAATGGCAAATGTGGTTACAGCGTAAAATTGAAGGCGTGACATTTACAAAAATCTTAACACCCAAACAATATTTTTTAAATTCAAAAATTGCCGAAATTGCCCATAAACTACACACAACTAATATTCCTCCCCGTCGTTCCCACACATTGAATGATGAATTAAAAATATTACATGATAAAATACCCCTAGTCTGGGAAAAAAATCCCCAATGGCAAAAACGATTAGAAAGAATTTTAGAGGAGTGTAATCACTTAGGAAATAGCCTGATAGAAAACCAAACCTGTGGCATTCATAGAGACTTTTATCCAGAGCAAATCATTGTTAATAATGAGCGTTTATATTTAATTGATTTAGATTTATATTGCCAAGGAAACCCAGCATTAGATATTGGTAATTTTATTGCCCATATTCAAGAATACAGCTTGCGTGTATTTGGTAATGCTAGATATTTACAAGAATTAGAAACAGCTATAATTCAAAGATTTATACAACTGACAAGTGAGAAATTTAGAGTAGCAATTGAAATTTATACCACTTTAACATTAGTTAGGCATATTTATATTAGCACTCTATTTTTAGAACGTGCTGTTTTTACGGAATCAATATTAAATCTATGCGAACAGCGTTTAAATATAATTGGTAATTCGTAA